A single window of Nocardia sp. NBC_01327 DNA harbors:
- a CDS encoding DUF6912 family protein — MRVYVPATVPMLRDLVADREIRVINDTAFAVTPALREAYASGDDDELAEVAMGEAARASLRLLAEDQAAADNDGDSADDSDAAPARGPIFRRAVIAADVDDATLRPDLDDAVVRLSSAIPYDRIASVHVDLAEAEPEVAKAVDVIDAADMGDPDAEFVLGDAEDHQLAWYAAQELPFLLDLL, encoded by the coding sequence CTGCGGGTGTATGTCCCGGCCACCGTGCCGATGCTGCGCGACCTGGTCGCGGACCGGGAGATCCGGGTCATCAACGACACCGCCTTCGCGGTGACTCCGGCGCTGCGCGAGGCGTACGCCTCCGGCGACGACGACGAACTGGCCGAGGTCGCCATGGGCGAAGCCGCCCGCGCCTCGCTGCGACTACTGGCCGAGGATCAGGCCGCGGCCGACAATGACGGCGATTCGGCCGACGATTCCGATGCGGCGCCCGCGCGCGGTCCCATCTTCCGGCGCGCGGTCATCGCCGCCGATGTGGACGATGCCACGCTGCGGCCCGATCTGGACGATGCCGTGGTGCGGCTGTCGAGTGCCATCCCCTACGACCGCATCGCCTCGGTGCACGTGGATCTGGCCGAGGCCGAACCCGAGGTCGCCAAGGCCGTGGATGTCATCGACGCCGCCGATATGGGCGATCCGGATGCCGAATTCGTGCTCGGCGATGCCGAGGACCACCAGTTGGCGTGGTACGCGGCCCAGGAACTGCCGTTCCTGCTCGACCTGCTGTAA
- a CDS encoding WS/DGAT/MGAT family O-acyltransferase — protein sequence MITRLTPQDTAFYRLESSSNPMHIGSLAILRNSVPSGNSGHPPLDYDGLVSLVESRLPMVPLYRRKVREIPFTLGRPVWVDDAHFDITYHVRRSALPEPGTDEQLLDLVARLASRPLDPTRPLWEMYLVEGLSQGRSALFTKTHSALVDGDSALEIGHVILDTSAAPREVADDAWIAHREPADLELFIGAVLHLATQPREALEVMRHHGAEAFAVVDATGKAVQKMVSMLRTAALGAPDSPLNTRTSRNRRVEVVRTDLEDYRKIRKRFDCSTNDVILAVVTGALRNWLLSRGQVLTEADALRAVVPMSVYADGAAAKPAGEVTSLLVDLPVGEPNPVIRLSHIKHATEAHSRHQLGVQARTLVHMAGFAPASLHAMSVRSASTFAEHTFNLVITNAPGPQQPMYIGGARMLEMYPVSPLLRFQALSIGLTSYDGRVFYGLTADRDAMADIAVLTASVHESMEEMLGACVQ from the coding sequence GTGATCACGAGACTGACGCCGCAGGACACAGCGTTCTACCGGCTCGAATCGAGCAGCAACCCGATGCATATCGGTTCCCTCGCCATTCTGCGCAATTCGGTTCCATCCGGAAATTCCGGCCATCCGCCGCTCGATTACGACGGTCTGGTGTCACTGGTGGAATCGCGATTGCCGATGGTGCCGCTCTATCGGCGCAAAGTACGCGAAATCCCGTTCACGCTGGGCCGCCCGGTGTGGGTGGACGATGCGCATTTCGACATCACCTATCACGTCCGCCGGTCCGCGCTGCCGGAACCGGGCACCGACGAACAGCTGCTCGACCTGGTCGCGCGGCTGGCCTCGCGCCCGCTCGACCCCACCCGGCCGCTCTGGGAGATGTACCTCGTCGAGGGTCTCTCGCAGGGCCGTTCGGCGCTGTTCACCAAAACGCATTCGGCGCTGGTGGACGGTGATTCCGCCCTGGAAATCGGACATGTGATCCTGGACACCTCCGCCGCGCCCCGCGAGGTCGCCGACGACGCCTGGATCGCGCATCGCGAACCCGCCGATCTGGAACTGTTCATCGGCGCGGTGCTGCATCTGGCCACCCAGCCGCGCGAGGCCCTCGAGGTCATGCGCCATCACGGCGCCGAGGCGTTCGCGGTGGTCGACGCCACCGGCAAGGCCGTGCAGAAGATGGTGTCCATGCTGCGGACGGCGGCGCTGGGCGCACCGGACAGCCCGTTGAACACCCGCACCTCCCGCAATCGCCGGGTGGAGGTGGTGCGCACCGATCTGGAGGACTACCGCAAGATCCGCAAGCGGTTCGACTGCTCCACCAATGACGTCATCCTCGCCGTGGTCACCGGCGCGCTGCGCAATTGGCTGCTCTCGCGCGGCCAGGTGCTCACCGAGGCCGATGCGCTGCGGGCGGTCGTGCCCATGTCGGTGTACGCCGACGGGGCGGCGGCGAAACCGGCGGGCGAGGTGACCTCACTACTGGTGGATCTGCCGGTGGGCGAACCGAATCCGGTGATCAGGCTCTCGCACATCAAGCACGCCACCGAGGCGCACTCCCGGCATCAGCTGGGCGTGCAGGCCCGGACGCTCGTGCATATGGCCGGTTTCGCTCCGGCGAGCCTGCATGCCATGAGCGTGCGGTCGGCGAGTACTTTTGCAGAGCACACGTTCAATCTGGTGATCACCAACGCGCCGGGTCCGCAGCAGCCCATGTACATCGGCGGCGCGCGGATGCTGGAGATGTACCCGGTGTCGCCACTGCTGCGCTTTCAGGCTTTGAGTATCGGGCTCACCTCCTATGACGGGCGGGTCTTCTACGGACTCACCGCCGACCGCGACGCAATGGCCGATATCGCGGTGCTGACCGCTTCGGTGCACGAGTCGATGGAGGAGATGCTCGGTGCCTGCGTCCAGTGA